The Paraburkholderia sp. ZP32-5 genome includes a window with the following:
- a CDS encoding Dyp-type peroxidase: MSNLANNLHLIQGNIFGGFNKDFQDFIFLKFKSASAGRAWIARLASDDFDPGVAGSNSAEVLNFNGQFKALLAQGLEPEKYLAASWANVGLTFAGLKALGIKSADLDLFPEEFKEGMAARADLLGDRDSSAPDKWNVPFKNLDDVHALLIVAADSDALLKARVDAIKDDSTFAPGVDILGVVCGRARLGEASGHEHFGFKDGVSQPGIRGVTPPSDPIGNPNQGQPGQDLLWPGEFVLGYPTQIDHADPNVDGPNPNAGPLSVAKPAWTSNGSYLVFRRLEQDVPNFESHVRELALANNISAELMGARLVGRYKSGCPLEMRSFAPDLATGSGGDPGLANPQLTDNDNFNNNFEFGEDADGEICPLAAHIRKAYPRDEQTTSKAADSESITQTHRILRRGIAYGGSIGDKVNGKVSDPRGLVFVCYQRSIKDQFEFIQTHWVNEETFPLFPSSRPTPGVDPIIAQNAKGSFQVGKSAAAITVKHFVRTDGGAYFLAPSIAALQDIGAGKHS, translated from the coding sequence ATGAGCAACCTGGCAAACAACTTGCACCTGATACAAGGGAACATATTCGGCGGATTCAATAAGGACTTTCAGGATTTTATCTTTCTGAAGTTCAAGTCGGCTTCTGCGGGGCGGGCGTGGATTGCGCGGCTCGCATCGGATGACTTCGATCCTGGCGTCGCCGGAAGCAACAGCGCGGAAGTGCTCAATTTCAACGGTCAATTCAAGGCTCTGCTGGCGCAGGGCCTCGAGCCGGAAAAATATCTTGCCGCATCCTGGGCGAACGTTGGGCTGACATTCGCTGGTCTCAAAGCACTCGGCATCAAGTCCGCCGACCTGGATCTCTTCCCGGAAGAATTCAAGGAGGGTATGGCAGCACGGGCCGACTTGCTTGGCGACCGCGACTCCAGCGCGCCCGACAAGTGGAATGTGCCTTTCAAGAATCTCGACGACGTGCATGCGTTGCTTATTGTCGCGGCCGATTCCGATGCCTTGCTAAAAGCGCGAGTCGATGCGATTAAAGACGACAGCACTTTTGCACCGGGCGTGGATATTCTTGGCGTGGTATGCGGACGGGCACGTCTCGGCGAGGCCAGCGGTCACGAACACTTCGGCTTCAAGGATGGTGTATCGCAGCCGGGAATACGAGGCGTGACGCCACCGAGCGACCCCATCGGCAACCCAAACCAGGGGCAGCCGGGTCAAGACTTGCTCTGGCCCGGGGAATTCGTGCTGGGATATCCGACGCAAATCGATCATGCCGATCCCAACGTTGACGGTCCCAATCCGAACGCCGGCCCACTTAGTGTTGCGAAGCCGGCCTGGACGTCAAACGGTTCATACCTTGTTTTCCGACGACTCGAGCAGGACGTGCCGAACTTCGAAAGTCACGTACGCGAGTTGGCACTTGCCAATAACATTTCAGCCGAACTAATGGGAGCGAGACTGGTGGGGCGCTACAAGAGCGGATGCCCACTCGAAATGCGCAGCTTCGCACCCGATCTCGCCACCGGGTCCGGGGGCGATCCTGGCCTTGCCAACCCGCAACTCACCGACAATGACAACTTCAACAACAACTTCGAGTTCGGTGAGGACGCGGACGGAGAAATTTGTCCACTTGCCGCGCACATTCGCAAGGCTTATCCGCGCGATGAGCAGACGACGAGCAAGGCCGCGGACAGCGAAAGTATCACGCAGACCCACAGGATTTTGCGGCGCGGCATCGCGTATGGAGGTTCGATCGGAGATAAGGTCAACGGAAAGGTGAGCGACCCCCGTGGGCTGGTGTTCGTTTGTTATCAGCGAAGCATCAAGGATCAGTTCGAGTTCATCCAGACACATTGGGTCAACGAAGAGACTTTCCCTCTATTTCCGTCGAGCCGCCCCACACCTGGTGTCGATCCGATCATTGCTCAAAATGCTAAAGGTTCGTTTCAGGTAGGAAAAAGCGCGGCTGCGATAACCGTGAAGCACTTCGTCAGAACCGACGGCGGTGCTTATTTCCTTGCTCCGTCAATCGCTGCATTGCAAGACATCGGCGCGGGCAAACATAGCTGA